The Sporichthya brevicatena genome has a window encoding:
- a CDS encoding molybdopterin-dependent oxidoreductase: MTERQATCPICEAACGLTVTLDGADVVGIRGDADHPRTRGFVCPKGVALKELHHDPDRLRRPLVRRGGELVEVSWPEAFARLEELLGPVVRAHGPDAVAFHLGNPLAHDFGSWIYGWHALKLFGARQVYTTATVDHMPMMTAAALMFGARDTATFTIPTPDIDHCDLLVLLGTNPLVSNATGITAPRGRLAAIQQRGGRIVVVDPARTRTAELADEHLAIRPGGDAALLAALITTIVADGRAAELPEHYAGLDDLVGALAPFTPERVAERTGVPADRIRALAAEIAATERVAFYGRVGAMVQPFGSLTCWLLWTLAAVTGNLDRPGGLLFPQALAATHATRGRARYGDPVPMGRWTTPDGSRAEVLGELPVAALPDAILTSGQIRALITMGSNGARSTPDSARYEQALDAVDVMVSVDPYLNETTRHADLILPPPSALERDHFDYFFDQIGSHNYSRWTDAVVLVEPDRPTEHDLLLELVRVLAGLGPIDRAQIDGLLLSSLVHEVVDEPGSVVADRDPHDLLAALGDRPGPERGLDLMIRIGPYGDRFGERPDGMTLARLRKSSYGVDLGPLQPRLPDVLRTPSGAVELAPAPLVADLPRLERDLDAAFGLRLIGRRQTRSNNSWLHNAPSLMRGSKERCTLLVHPKDAAPAGLADGDLCRLSSAAGSVVVPVQISEAIRPGVVSLPHGWGHDGPGLRLAVASAHPGANLNAVTGPAGLDVPSGNAALNGTEVRIAPAG, encoded by the coding sequence CTGCGAGGCAGCCTGCGGGCTGACGGTGACGCTGGACGGCGCCGATGTCGTCGGCATCCGCGGCGACGCGGACCACCCCCGCACCCGCGGTTTCGTCTGTCCCAAGGGCGTGGCCCTCAAGGAGCTCCACCACGACCCGGACCGTCTGCGTCGGCCGCTGGTCCGGCGCGGCGGCGAGCTCGTCGAGGTGTCCTGGCCGGAGGCGTTCGCGCGGCTGGAGGAACTGCTCGGCCCGGTCGTGCGAGCGCACGGTCCCGACGCCGTCGCGTTCCACCTCGGCAACCCGCTCGCGCACGACTTCGGGAGCTGGATCTACGGCTGGCACGCGCTCAAACTCTTCGGCGCGCGGCAGGTCTACACGACGGCCACCGTCGACCACATGCCGATGATGACCGCGGCCGCGTTGATGTTCGGTGCCCGCGACACCGCGACGTTCACGATCCCGACGCCGGACATCGACCACTGCGACCTGCTCGTCCTGCTCGGCACCAACCCGCTGGTCTCCAACGCCACCGGCATCACCGCGCCCCGGGGGCGGCTGGCCGCGATCCAGCAGCGCGGCGGCCGGATCGTCGTCGTGGACCCGGCGCGCACCCGCACCGCCGAGCTGGCCGACGAGCACCTCGCTATCCGCCCGGGTGGCGACGCCGCGCTCCTGGCGGCGCTGATCACGACGATCGTCGCGGACGGCCGGGCGGCCGAGTTGCCCGAGCACTACGCCGGCCTCGACGACCTCGTCGGGGCGCTGGCGCCGTTCACCCCGGAGCGGGTGGCCGAGCGCACGGGCGTCCCGGCCGACCGGATCCGGGCGTTGGCCGCGGAGATCGCGGCGACGGAGCGGGTCGCGTTCTACGGCCGCGTGGGTGCGATGGTGCAGCCGTTCGGCTCCCTGACCTGCTGGCTGCTGTGGACGCTGGCCGCCGTCACCGGCAACCTCGACCGCCCCGGCGGGCTGCTGTTCCCGCAGGCGCTCGCCGCCACCCACGCCACCCGCGGCCGGGCCCGGTACGGGGACCCCGTCCCGATGGGGCGCTGGACCACGCCGGACGGCAGCCGCGCCGAGGTGCTGGGCGAGCTCCCGGTCGCCGCGCTGCCGGACGCCATCCTGACGTCAGGTCAGATCCGTGCCCTGATCACCATGGGCAGCAACGGTGCGCGCTCGACCCCAGACAGCGCCCGCTACGAGCAGGCGCTCGACGCGGTGGACGTGATGGTCAGCGTCGACCCCTACCTGAACGAGACCACCCGGCACGCGGACCTGATCCTGCCGCCGCCCTCGGCGCTTGAGCGCGACCACTTCGACTACTTCTTCGACCAGATCGGCAGCCACAACTACAGCCGCTGGACGGACGCGGTCGTGTTGGTGGAGCCGGACCGTCCGACCGAGCACGACCTGCTGCTCGAACTCGTCCGCGTCCTGGCCGGCCTGGGCCCGATCGACCGCGCGCAGATCGACGGGCTGCTGCTCTCCAGCCTCGTCCACGAGGTCGTCGACGAGCCGGGCAGCGTCGTCGCCGACCGCGACCCGCACGACCTGCTCGCCGCCCTCGGCGACCGGCCCGGCCCCGAGCGCGGGCTGGACCTGATGATCCGCATCGGCCCGTACGGCGACCGCTTCGGTGAGCGGCCCGACGGGATGACCCTGGCCCGGCTGCGGAAGTCGTCGTACGGCGTCGACCTCGGCCCGCTGCAGCCGCGGTTGCCCGACGTCCTGCGGACGCCGTCGGGGGCCGTCGAGCTCGCGCCGGCGCCGCTGGTCGCCGACCTGCCCCGCCTGGAGCGCGACCTCGACGCCGCATTCGGCCTCCGGTTGATCGGACGTCGACAGACGCGCTCGAACAACTCGTGGCTGCACAACGCCCCCTCGCTGATGCGTGGGTCCAAGGAGCGGTGCACCCTGCTCGTGCACCCGAAGGACGCCGCGCCCGCCGGTCTCGCCGACGGTGACCTGTGCCGGCTCTCCTCCGCGGCGGGGTCGGTCGTCGTGCCCGTCCAGATCAGCGAGGCCATCCGGCCGGGTGTGGTCTCCCTCCCGCACGGTTGGGGTCACGACGGGCCGGGGCTGCGCCTCGCCGTCGCCTCCGCGCACCCGGGTGCGAACCTCAACGCCGTCACCGGCCCCGCCGGCCTCGACGTTCCCAGCGGCAACGCGGCCCTCAACGGGACC